One genomic segment of Hevea brasiliensis isolate MT/VB/25A 57/8 chromosome 3, ASM3005281v1, whole genome shotgun sequence includes these proteins:
- the LOC131178327 gene encoding putative disease resistance protein RGA1, translating to MGGANGSKILVTTGSSRVASIMGTDSAYDLNDLPYQHCLSLFFRSAFKGEQEKQNPNLIRIGEEIVRKCKGIPLAVITLATLLYSVTDERDWGVIRDNEIWKLEQKENDILPALRLSYEQLPSHLKRCFAYCSVFPKDYIFYDLELVYIWMAHGLVQSCNENQELEDVGFRYFKELCSRCFFQDFREDAGDVQCKMHDLMHDLASSVTQNESSAIISSSQQVSKNVRHLSFLYPELLPEDLPVPFQNLDHVRTISFLNERREGISSEVFIDACFLRFQCLRVADLAYSKFELLPRSIGNLKHLKYLSLWNNFFLKRLPNSICKLQSLQALILGGCDELEELPRDIKYMVNLRLLWITTKQKYLPTRGLGCLKSLRFLFVTGCENLQYLLGDLHGLTNLRRLFIGGCDSLISLPQNIKFLTTLKILNIANCENLDLAIEEVEDNQHLSPFSLQKLEIINIPKLLGFPTWLIRGSINSLKVLKITDCDNLRELPEPLRNIATLEELLIYGCHMLNNERLHNISGPIQACP from the exons ATGGGAGGTGCTAATGGAAGTAAAATTTTAGTCACCACTGGAAGCAGCCGTGTTGCTTCCATTATGGGCACAGACTCTGCATACGATTTGAATGATCTTCCTTACCAGCATTGCTTGTCTTTGTTTTTCAGAAGTGCATTTAAAGGTGAGCAAGAAAAACAAAATCCAAACCTGATAAGAATTGGAGAAGAAATTGTGAGAAAATGCAAGGGAATTCCATTGGCAGTGATAACTCTGGCAACTCTGCTGTACTCTGTAACCGATGAACGTGATTGGGGAGTTATAAGAGATAATGAAATATGGAAATTAGAACAGAAAGAAAATGATATTTTGCCTGCTTTAAGATTGAGTTATGAACAATTGCCATCTCATTTAAAAAGATGCTTCGCATATTGTTCAGTTTTTCCAAAGGATTACATATTTTACGATCTTGAATTGGTTTATATTTGGATGGCACATGGACTTGTTCAATCTTGCAATGAAAATCAAGAGTTAGAAGATGTTGGCTTTCGCTATTTTAAGGAGTTATGTAGTAGATGTTTCTTTCAAGATTTTAGGGAGGATGCTGGGGATGTTCAGTGTAAAATGCATGATCTAATGCATGATCTCGCATCATCAGTGACACAAAATGAATCCTCAGCAATAATCTCCAGCTCTCAACAGGTTTCCAAAAACGTTCGACACTTATCTTTTCTTTATCCTGAATTACTTCCTGAGGATCTTCCTGTACCCTTTCAAAACCTTGATCACGTGCGAACCATTTCCTTTTTAAATGAAAGGAGAGAAGGGATTAGTAGTGAAGTATTCATTGATGCATGTTTCTTAAGATTTCAGTGCTTGAGAGTCGCGGATTTGGCTTATTCAAAGTTTGAGTTACTACCAAGAAGTATAGGCAATTTGAAGCATTTGAAATATCTTagtttatggaataattttttccTTAAAAGACTCCCTAATTCCATATGCAAGCTACAAAGCTTGCAAGCACTAATACTTGGCGGATGTGACGAACTTGAGGAGTTGCCCAGAGATATAAAGTACATGGTTAACCTTAGATTGCTTTGGATAACTACAAAGCAAAAGTATTTACCAACTAGAGGATTAGGGTGCCTAAAATCTCTTCGATTTTTGTTCGTTACTGGTTGCGAAAATCTACAATATTTGCTTGGAGACTTGCATGGCTTGACAAATCTTCGAAGATTGTTCATTGGTGGTTGTGACAGTTTGATCTCTTTGCCGCAAAATATTAAATTCCTAACAACATTAAAGATTCTCAATATTGCCAATTGTGAAAACCTTGATTTGGCAATAGAGGAAGTGGAAGATAATCAACACCTAAGTCCATTCAGTCTCCAAAAGTTAGAGATCATTAACATACCAAAGTTATTGGGATTCCCAACATGGCTGATTCGAGGATCAATCAACAGTTTAAAAGTCTTGAAAATTACAGATTGTGACAACCTTAGAGAATTACCGGAACCTCTACGAAACATCGCAACACTTGAAGAACTTTTGATCTATGGTTGTCATATGTTAAACAATGAACGCCTACATAATATATCAG GTCCAATTCAAGCATGTCCATGA